A window of the Thiomicrospira microaerophila genome harbors these coding sequences:
- the cas7c gene encoding type I-C CRISPR-associated protein Cas7/Csd2: MTIQNRYEFVYFFDVTNGNPNGDPDAGNMPRLDPESSKGLVTDVSLKRKIRNFIQLSEENAPGYDIYVQEKSVLNLQNKKAYDALDIKPEAKKLPKDQQKAKEVTDWMCANFFDVRAFGAVMTTEVNSGQVRGPLQLAFAKSIDPIIPLEVSITRMAVTNEKDLEKERTMGRKHIVPYGLYRVHGFVSAKLAEKTGFSDADLEKVWKSLEMMFEHDHSAARGEMSARKLIVFKHDNALGSAPAHKLFERVTVERVNGEDGTPASEFKDYAIHLNTEGLAQMGVEVIEVF, from the coding sequence ATGACTATCCAAAATCGCTATGAATTTGTTTACTTTTTTGACGTAACTAACGGTAACCCAAATGGTGATCCAGATGCAGGCAATATGCCGCGCCTTGATCCAGAGTCGAGTAAAGGATTAGTGACGGATGTCAGCTTAAAACGCAAAATCCGTAACTTCATTCAATTAAGTGAAGAAAATGCGCCGGGTTATGACATCTATGTGCAAGAAAAGAGTGTTTTGAACCTCCAGAATAAGAAAGCTTATGATGCACTGGACATTAAACCTGAAGCGAAGAAGTTGCCAAAAGATCAGCAAAAAGCCAAAGAGGTTACCGATTGGATGTGCGCTAACTTTTTTGACGTTAGAGCCTTTGGTGCGGTAATGACAACCGAAGTCAATTCAGGTCAAGTACGCGGGCCGTTACAGTTGGCCTTTGCAAAATCGATTGATCCGATTATTCCATTAGAAGTTTCGATTACTCGTATGGCAGTAACCAATGAAAAAGACTTGGAAAAAGAACGCACTATGGGGCGTAAGCATATCGTGCCTTATGGCTTGTATCGAGTGCATGGTTTTGTTTCTGCCAAGCTAGCCGAAAAAACAGGCTTTTCGGATGCTGACCTAGAAAAAGTTTGGAAGTCATTGGAAATGATGTTTGAGCATGACCATTCAGCCGCTCGTGGCGAAATGTCGGCACGTAAATTGATTGTATTTAAACATGATAATGCGTTGGGCAGCGCACCAGCGCATAAACTATTTGAACGTGTCACGGTTGAGCGTGTTAATGGTGAGGATGGGACACCTGCCAGTGAGTTTAAAGATTATGCTATCCATCTAAATACAGAAGGCTTGGCGCAAATGGGTGTTGAAGTCATCGAGGTCTTCTAA
- the cas3 gene encoding CRISPR-associated helicase Cas3' gives MEYFAHSGKEHDKSDWQTLQDHLQVVAEIAKHNARYFGADELAYLAGLLHDLGKYTSAFQARLEGSPNKVDHATAGAKVAAEILPEPFYKLISYAIAGHHAGLANGINQGDGRRTLEARLKQTFGKELCQPDNQAWRKELTLPEVSQLLPKIQPHSDQANHGFQFAFVIRMIFSCLVDADFIDTDKFYKQLEAKPWLRGDYPALSDLKRVFDEFLAAKTSTSQLTKVNQLRQSILSAARERAQLPPGLFTLTVPTGGGKTFSSMAFALDHALQHGMRRIIYVIPFTSIIEQNARVFREAFGELGESSVLEHHSNFDDRHIKNENTQDKLKLAMENWDMPIVVTTAVQFFESLFADRPSRCRKLHNISGSVIILDEAQTLPLKFLKPVMAAIDELARNYGCSVVLCTATQPALCEPDFNKGFENVREIAPNPAQLFEELSLVSVSHLGELDDEKLLERIQANEQILTIVNNRRHAQSLFKSLKEKKVEGVFHLTTLMCAAHRVQTLNLIRERLKNNQACRVVSTSLIEAGVDVDFPCVMRAEAGLDSIAQAAGRCNRERLKTKEESHVWVFKSPDWKIPPELEGLSAGMRSVFRRGYDNLLGQEAIKEYFSEVYWRKGDELDQKQLMKMHQDHAPKMTFPFQTIAKEFRMIESFMQPIFVPFDEDAESLLVQLNTTDEVSKLLRKLQPYIVQIPQKGFEALQMAGAIQTVAPHRFEDQFWQLINQDIYDNEFGISWNNPTFIKAESSII, from the coding sequence ATGGAATATTTTGCACACTCAGGTAAAGAGCACGATAAATCCGACTGGCAAACATTGCAAGATCACTTACAAGTGGTGGCTGAGATTGCCAAGCATAATGCGCGTTATTTCGGCGCGGATGAGCTGGCTTATTTAGCAGGCCTACTACATGACCTGGGGAAATACACTTCAGCTTTTCAGGCTCGTTTAGAGGGTTCGCCAAATAAGGTAGATCATGCTACGGCTGGAGCAAAAGTGGCGGCTGAAATATTGCCCGAACCTTTCTACAAGCTTATTTCATATGCGATTGCAGGTCACCATGCAGGTTTAGCCAATGGTATTAACCAGGGCGATGGACGAAGGACGTTAGAGGCGCGCTTAAAACAAACTTTTGGTAAAGAGTTATGTCAGCCAGATAATCAGGCTTGGCGTAAAGAATTGACCTTGCCTGAAGTAAGTCAACTTTTGCCAAAAATTCAGCCTCACTCCGATCAGGCGAATCATGGTTTTCAGTTTGCATTTGTGATACGTATGATCTTTTCGTGCTTGGTCGATGCCGACTTTATTGATACTGATAAGTTTTATAAACAATTAGAGGCAAAGCCTTGGTTGCGCGGTGACTATCCCGCATTAAGTGACTTGAAACGCGTTTTTGATGAGTTTCTTGCCGCAAAAACAAGTACTAGCCAACTAACCAAGGTCAATCAATTGCGCCAAAGTATTTTGTCTGCTGCACGTGAACGAGCGCAGTTACCACCTGGCCTGTTTACGTTGACCGTTCCAACGGGTGGCGGCAAAACCTTTAGCTCTATGGCGTTTGCGTTGGATCATGCTTTGCAACATGGTATGCGCCGAATCATTTATGTAATCCCGTTTACCAGCATTATTGAACAGAACGCCAGGGTGTTTCGCGAGGCGTTTGGTGAGTTGGGTGAATCCTCCGTGCTTGAGCATCACAGTAACTTTGATGATCGACACATTAAAAACGAGAATACGCAAGATAAACTCAAGCTGGCAATGGAAAACTGGGATATGCCGATTGTGGTGACCACTGCAGTGCAGTTTTTTGAGTCACTATTTGCCGATCGGCCTTCGCGTTGCCGCAAGTTACATAATATTTCTGGCAGTGTGATTATTTTGGATGAAGCGCAAACCCTGCCGCTTAAATTTCTAAAACCTGTGATGGCGGCGATTGATGAGTTGGCTCGAAATTATGGGTGTTCCGTCGTTTTGTGTACGGCAACACAACCTGCTTTATGCGAGCCGGACTTTAATAAAGGTTTTGAAAATGTGCGCGAGATTGCGCCGAATCCTGCACAACTTTTTGAAGAATTAAGCCTTGTCAGCGTCAGCCACTTAGGCGAATTGGATGATGAAAAACTGTTAGAACGGATTCAAGCAAATGAACAAATTCTGACCATTGTAAATAACCGTCGTCATGCACAGTCACTATTTAAGTCCCTTAAAGAAAAAAAGGTTGAAGGTGTTTTTCATCTTACAACCCTTATGTGTGCCGCTCATCGTGTCCAAACTCTAAATCTCATCCGAGAAAGGCTCAAAAACAACCAGGCCTGCCGAGTTGTTTCAACCTCATTAATCGAGGCGGGTGTTGATGTTGACTTTCCATGCGTTATGCGTGCCGAAGCCGGACTGGATTCAATTGCCCAAGCCGCTGGGCGCTGTAACCGTGAGCGCTTAAAAACCAAAGAAGAAAGCCATGTTTGGGTGTTTAAGTCGCCCGATTGGAAAATACCACCAGAATTAGAAGGTTTGTCGGCAGGTATGCGTTCGGTGTTTCGGCGCGGTTATGACAATTTACTGGGGCAGGAAGCGATTAAAGAATATTTTTCAGAAGTCTATTGGCGCAAGGGCGATGAGTTAGATCAAAAGCAACTAATGAAGATGCATCAGGATCACGCGCCAAAGATGACGTTTCCTTTTCAAACCATTGCGAAAGAGTTTCGGATGATCGAAAGTTTTATGCAGCCTATTTTTGTGCCGTTTGACGAGGATGCAGAATCTTTATTGGTACAGCTTAATACAACAGATGAAGTCAGTAAGCTATTGCGAAAACTCCAACCGTATATTGTGCAAATTCCCCAAAAAGGGTTTGAAGCATTACAGATGGCTGGAGCGATTCAGACGGTTGCACCGCATCGGTTTGAAGATCAGTTTTGGCAATTGATTAACCAAGATATTTACGATAATGAGTTTGGCATCAGTTGGAATAATCCGACCTTTATCAAAGCAGAGTCTTCAATTATTTAA
- a CDS encoding helix-turn-helix transcriptional regulator, whose amino-acid sequence MLKHTRLERLAEILSQMKQSYGLDELAEMFGCSLRTLRRDIHALETEHHAHWIISNNRVYWSQAAHPTLYLAGYWLNTNELQSLLILNNSLNQLQAGLLAEQLEPFRHHIEQRLGKTKHQTSLSEKIKIIQMASGPLNQNIFTQIAQALASQKRLNITFWSRQTNEINDREISPQQLIRYRDHWFLDAFCHHRQAIRSFSLNGIKQACLSDQAALTLNPQALSTHFETSYGIFAGQADQQAVFNFSAYQARWTQFETWHPNQQACWLNDGRYQLTIPYKHDTELIQDILKHGPEVEVVEPPELRQKVKQRLEATLKHYSSDRICQRGVVE is encoded by the coding sequence ATGCTAAAGCACACTAGGTTGGAACGGCTTGCAGAAATACTATCGCAAATGAAACAAAGCTACGGGCTAGACGAGTTAGCTGAAATGTTCGGCTGTAGCCTGCGAACGCTGCGCCGAGATATACATGCCCTAGAAACCGAACACCACGCCCATTGGATCATCTCAAACAACCGCGTATATTGGTCACAAGCCGCGCACCCCACGCTCTATTTGGCAGGATACTGGCTCAATACTAACGAACTTCAATCTCTGCTGATATTGAACAACAGCCTCAATCAACTGCAAGCAGGCCTGCTTGCGGAACAACTTGAACCCTTTCGCCATCACATAGAACAACGACTGGGAAAAACAAAACACCAAACCAGTCTTAGCGAAAAAATAAAAATTATTCAAATGGCGAGCGGCCCATTAAACCAAAATATATTCACTCAAATCGCCCAAGCCCTTGCCAGCCAAAAACGGCTTAACATAACATTCTGGAGCCGGCAGACTAATGAAATCAACGACCGAGAGATTTCACCGCAACAACTGATTCGTTATCGCGACCACTGGTTTCTCGATGCATTTTGTCACCACCGCCAAGCGATTCGCAGCTTTTCACTAAACGGTATTAAGCAGGCCTGCTTATCGGATCAAGCTGCGCTAACGCTCAATCCCCAAGCCCTATCAACGCATTTTGAAACCAGCTACGGCATTTTCGCCGGACAAGCTGATCAACAGGCCGTGTTCAACTTTAGCGCCTACCAAGCACGCTGGACACAATTTGAAACCTGGCACCCCAACCAGCAGGCCTGCTGGTTAAACGACGGACGCTACCAACTCACCATTCCCTACAAACACGACACCGAACTCATCCAAGACATCCTAAAACACGGCCCCGAAGTTGAAGTCGTTGAACCACCGGAACTCCGTCAAAAAGTAAAACAACGGCTAGAAGCAACACTCAAACACTATTCCAGTGACAGGATTTGTCAACGAGGGGTGGTAGAGTAG
- the cas1c gene encoding type I-C CRISPR-associated endonuclease Cas1c — protein MKKLQNSLYITRQGAYLHKERETLVIEVEKEKAMQVPIHAIQAIYCFGNVMVSPFLMGFCGENGVHLAFFTEYGRFLGRLQGKQTGNVLLRQTQYKTAELKPESISRNIIAAKITNSRSVLYRHLRNHGENADVNQAIVQMSSSLRRLQKRDNLDSIRGIEGEAAAFYFGVFDQLILPSVGKGFEFNTRSRRPPLDRVNALLSFLYSVVGNDITAALQGVGLDPQMGFLHQTRPGRDSLAQDVLEEFRAWLVDRLVLSLINRKQIKANDFEIEVSGAVKLKDDARKTVLVALQNRKQETVKHPFLNEDVPIGLLPHVQALLLARHLRGDLAEYPPFVPR, from the coding sequence ATGAAGAAACTGCAAAATAGCCTTTACATCACCCGCCAAGGGGCTTACCTGCACAAAGAGCGCGAAACCTTAGTGATTGAGGTTGAGAAGGAAAAGGCGATGCAAGTGCCGATTCATGCAATCCAAGCGATTTATTGTTTTGGAAATGTGATGGTCTCGCCGTTTTTAATGGGATTTTGCGGCGAAAATGGCGTGCACTTAGCGTTTTTTACCGAATACGGACGCTTTTTAGGGCGCTTGCAAGGTAAGCAAACCGGCAATGTTTTATTGCGACAAACACAGTATAAAACTGCCGAGCTTAAACCCGAATCGATCTCGCGCAATATCATTGCCGCGAAAATCACCAATTCACGATCCGTGTTGTATCGGCATTTGCGTAATCACGGCGAAAATGCCGATGTTAATCAAGCGATTGTGCAAATGTCTTCCTCGTTAAGACGGCTGCAAAAAAGAGACAATCTAGACAGTATTCGCGGTATAGAAGGTGAGGCTGCCGCTTTTTATTTTGGTGTATTCGATCAACTCATTTTGCCTTCGGTTGGTAAAGGCTTTGAATTTAACACGCGAAGTCGCCGACCACCGTTAGATCGTGTAAATGCCTTGTTATCCTTTTTATACAGCGTGGTCGGCAATGATATTACTGCCGCGCTACAGGGGGTAGGGCTTGATCCGCAAATGGGCTTTTTGCATCAAACCAGGCCTGGTCGTGACAGCTTAGCGCAAGATGTATTGGAAGAGTTTCGTGCTTGGCTAGTTGATAGATTGGTGCTGAGTCTGATTAATCGCAAACAAATTAAAGCCAACGATTTTGAAATTGAAGTCAGCGGGGCAGTCAAATTAAAAGACGATGCGCGTAAAACCGTGTTGGTTGCTTTGCAAAACCGCAAACAAGAAACGGTTAAACATCCGTTTTTAAACGAAGATGTACCGATTGGCTTATTGCCCCATGTTCAAGCCTTGTTGTTGGCGAGACATTTACGTGGCGATTTAGCTGAATATCCGCCTTTTGTGCCGCGATAG
- the cas4 gene encoding CRISPR-associated protein Cas4: MSDTRLIPLSALQHYAFCRRQCALIHNEQAWSENWLTAQGQQLHQRVDHGLPESRKGIRYERGVEVSAPTLGLTGKLDLVEVEIATGVCFPVEYKRGKPKQDHIDLIQLCAQALCLEEMLNINVSHGAIWYWQTRHRHQVEITPELRQETLSIIDATRSLLNSGQTPKAKYEKKCQACSLYDLCNPKLTFRDTSRAYVKTIYQENADEETAK, from the coding sequence ATGTCCGATACCCGCTTGATTCCTTTGTCGGCATTACAGCATTATGCTTTTTGTCGGCGTCAGTGTGCGCTCATTCATAATGAGCAGGCCTGGTCGGAAAATTGGCTGACCGCGCAAGGCCAGCAATTGCATCAGCGGGTGGATCATGGTTTACCCGAATCCCGCAAAGGGATTCGTTACGAACGTGGGGTAGAGGTTTCTGCCCCAACGCTCGGTTTAACCGGAAAGCTGGATTTGGTGGAGGTGGAAATCGCCACTGGAGTCTGTTTTCCTGTTGAATACAAGCGTGGCAAACCCAAACAAGATCATATCGATTTAATTCAGCTTTGCGCCCAAGCGCTTTGCCTAGAAGAAATGCTCAATATTAACGTGTCACACGGCGCGATTTGGTATTGGCAAACTCGTCATCGTCATCAAGTCGAAATCACGCCTGAACTGCGGCAAGAAACGCTAAGTATTATTGACGCAACCCGCAGCTTGCTCAATTCCGGCCAAACCCCCAAAGCCAAGTATGAGAAAAAGTGCCAGGCCTGTTCTTTGTATGATTTGTGTAATCCTAAGCTGACGTTTCGCGATACCAGTCGAGCCTATGTAAAGACGATTTATCAGGAGAATGCCGATGAAGAAACTGCAAAATAG
- the cas2 gene encoding CRISPR-associated endonuclease Cas2, with amino-acid sequence MMVLITYDISFDDPGGQRRLRHIAKACLDYGVRVQYSVFECELDPAQWVVLKAKLLEIYNEDSDSLRFYMLGAKWRSKVEHHGAKKALDIFQDTLIL; translated from the coding sequence ATGATGGTTTTAATCACTTACGATATTTCGTTTGACGACCCGGGCGGACAACGCCGTTTGCGCCACATTGCTAAAGCTTGCTTGGATTATGGTGTGCGCGTGCAATACTCGGTTTTTGAATGTGAACTGGACCCGGCGCAATGGGTAGTTTTAAAAGCAAAATTACTCGAAATTTATAATGAAGATAGTGACAGTTTACGTTTTTACATGCTGGGTGCTAAATGGCGAAGTAAAGTTGAACATCATGGTGCTAAAAAAGCACTGGATATTTTTCAGGATACATTGATTTTATAA
- a CDS encoding nuclear transport factor 2 family protein → MNPNDTDINQVLNAYKTLFEELDPVHFQGAFAKIYDRNIYFKDPFNEVRGLADVNQIFKHMFANLHEPQFRIHAMAGQDKTGFLEWRFYFKRKPNAPTLQINGMSKILINDQSKVIVHIDYWDSGEYVYRKVPVLGALNNWIAGKLKAN, encoded by the coding sequence ATGAATCCAAATGACACAGACATTAACCAAGTATTAAACGCTTACAAAACCCTGTTTGAAGAATTAGACCCTGTTCATTTTCAGGGAGCGTTTGCCAAAATCTACGATCGCAACATCTACTTTAAAGACCCCTTTAACGAAGTCCGAGGTCTGGCCGACGTCAACCAAATTTTTAAGCACATGTTTGCCAACCTGCACGAGCCGCAGTTTAGAATTCATGCAATGGCCGGGCAAGACAAAACCGGCTTCCTGGAATGGCGATTTTACTTTAAACGCAAACCCAACGCGCCCACGCTGCAAATCAATGGCATGAGTAAAATCTTGATTAACGATCAATCAAAAGTGATCGTGCATATCGATTATTGGGATTCCGGCGAATATGTTTATCGCAAAGTGCCGGTGTTGGGGGCGTTGAACAACTGGATCGCCGGCAAACTCAAGGCAAACTAG
- a CDS encoding type II toxin-antitoxin system RelE/ParE family toxin — MSKEWTIKFYTGVENDIREMPVGIRSRMVKLLEVIQIKGPDLGEPMTKPMGKGLFEIRAKGTEGIGRSLFCYQKGRMIVVLYAFVKKTQKTPKTILEIARQRQKEIETCK, encoded by the coding sequence ATGTCTAAAGAGTGGACAATAAAATTTTATACGGGTGTAGAAAACGATATTCGTGAAATGCCTGTTGGTATTCGAAGTAGGATGGTGAAGTTACTTGAAGTGATTCAGATAAAAGGTCCTGATTTAGGTGAGCCAATGACGAAACCGATGGGTAAAGGGTTATTTGAAATCCGAGCAAAAGGGACGGAAGGGATTGGCCGAAGCCTATTTTGTTATCAAAAAGGAAGGATGATTGTAGTCTTATATGCTTTTGTTAAAAAAACACAGAAGACGCCCAAAACTATTTTGGAGATTGCAAGGCAACGTCAAAAGGAGATTGAAACATGCAAATGA
- a CDS encoding MFS transporter — MASIQRWTQPLLYGLPAWPLAMLGIPLYIYLPNYYHQMGVELALVGLMLLLARVTDVISDPLIGLGRDRLSINARKGMIALGWLLLLVSLWQLLLPADPSALHLLIWALLVYLAWSLIMIPYQAMTAEVTRQAHRKTTFTAFREALAILGVVTVLLLPVIVDQAPDSRTFFNLLFPLIALSLSLFLGLMLWRLRLPVRAKPVAKNALYHKQAWLLVWRDPASRQLLPAYFLNSLANALPASLFILFVEHYLQLSTQTGLLLLAFFIAGIIALPGWTWLAQRIGKYRAWQGSMLLACLSFVWVFSLQTGDFTAFLVISFLSGLSLGADVALPSSIQADIAQRLSQQQGSVNGLLFGIWGMLTKFALALAVGIAFPILGWLGWEQQSPQSLEALVWLYAGLPVLIKLSVLYMLKNTK, encoded by the coding sequence ATGGCATCGATTCAGCGCTGGACACAACCCTTGCTTTATGGCTTACCGGCTTGGCCCTTGGCGATGCTCGGTATCCCGCTTTATATCTACCTGCCTAACTACTATCACCAAATGGGCGTTGAGCTTGCGCTAGTGGGGTTGATGCTATTGCTCGCGCGCGTCACGGATGTGATCAGCGATCCGTTAATCGGGCTAGGGCGTGACCGACTTTCCATCAACGCACGCAAGGGCATGATCGCGCTTGGTTGGCTGCTATTGCTGGTCAGCCTGTGGCAACTCTTGTTACCTGCCGACCCCAGTGCGTTGCATCTGCTGATTTGGGCATTGCTGGTTTACCTTGCTTGGAGCCTGATTATGATTCCCTATCAAGCGATGACCGCAGAAGTCACCCGCCAAGCACACCGCAAAACCACCTTTACCGCCTTTCGAGAAGCCCTTGCGATACTCGGCGTGGTAACGGTACTGCTTTTGCCGGTCATTGTGGATCAAGCCCCAGATAGTCGCACCTTTTTTAACCTGCTTTTTCCACTGATTGCGCTCAGTCTTAGCCTGTTTTTAGGGCTTATGCTCTGGCGTTTAAGGCTTCCCGTAAGGGCGAAACCGGTTGCGAAAAACGCCCTATATCACAAGCAGGCCTGGTTGCTTGTTTGGCGCGACCCCGCCTCTAGGCAACTGCTGCCTGCTTACTTCCTAAACAGCCTCGCCAACGCCTTACCCGCCAGCTTGTTTATCCTGTTTGTTGAGCATTACCTGCAACTCTCGACCCAAACCGGACTCTTGTTGTTAGCGTTTTTTATCGCCGGGATAATCGCCTTGCCCGGCTGGACATGGCTTGCTCAAAGGATAGGGAAATATCGCGCATGGCAAGGCTCGATGCTGCTAGCTTGTTTAAGTTTTGTTTGGGTATTCAGCTTACAAACCGGCGACTTCACCGCGTTTTTAGTCATCAGCTTTCTTTCCGGTCTCAGCCTAGGGGCGGATGTCGCCTTGCCATCTTCCATTCAAGCCGATATCGCACAACGCCTAAGCCAGCAGCAAGGCTCGGTTAATGGCCTGCTATTTGGAATCTGGGGAATGCTCACCAAGTTTGCGCTCGCACTCGCGGTCGGAATCGCCTTCCCGATTCTAGGCTGGCTAGGGTGGGAACAACAAAGCCCTCAAAGCCTTGAAGCCCTTGTTTGGCTCTATGCAGGCCTGCCGGTACTCATCAAGCTCAGTGTTTTATATATGCTTAAAAATACCAAATAA
- the cas5c gene encoding type I-C CRISPR-associated protein Cas5c produces MAYGIKLHVWGEYACFTRPEMKVERVSYDVITPSAARGILEAIHWKPAIRWVVDRIHVLKPVRFESIRRNELGNCKISSSKVSGAMKRKTTQDLFFLIDEGDNRQQRATTLLRDVGYVIEAHFELTDKAGAEDSVGKHLDIFNRRARKGQYFHQPCLGNREFPAYFELIEMDNDFPSSDLADESKDLGWMLHDIDFANDAEPKFFRAELKQGVIEVPPFNAREVLQ; encoded by the coding sequence ATGGCTTACGGAATTAAACTGCATGTTTGGGGCGAATATGCATGCTTTACACGCCCGGAAATGAAGGTGGAGCGGGTGTCGTATGATGTGATAACGCCTTCTGCCGCACGCGGCATTTTAGAAGCAATTCACTGGAAACCTGCCATTCGTTGGGTCGTAGATCGAATCCATGTTTTAAAGCCGGTGCGTTTTGAATCGATTCGACGCAATGAGTTGGGAAATTGCAAAATATCATCTTCCAAAGTTAGCGGTGCAATGAAGCGTAAGACTACGCAAGATTTATTTTTTTTGATTGATGAGGGTGATAATCGCCAGCAACGTGCAACAACATTACTGCGCGATGTGGGGTACGTTATAGAAGCTCACTTTGAGCTGACTGATAAAGCGGGTGCTGAAGATTCAGTAGGCAAGCATTTGGATATTTTTAACCGCCGAGCGCGCAAGGGACAATATTTTCATCAGCCGTGCTTAGGTAATCGTGAATTCCCGGCTTATTTTGAACTGATCGAAATGGATAATGATTTTCCCTCTTCCGATTTGGCTGATGAATCTAAGGATTTGGGTTGGATGTTACATGACATCGACTTTGCTAATGACGCCGAACCGAAGTTTTTTAGAGCTGAGTTAAAGCAGGGTGTGATTGAAGTCCCTCCTTTTAATGCAAGGGAGGTGCTGCAATGA
- the cas8c gene encoding type I-C CRISPR-associated protein Cas8c/Csd1 yields the protein MILTALTEYYDRLVNAKEGAKVPSFGFSEEKISYILVLSREGDLVDIVPNLTADKKPQPKFMAVPRPEKRTSGIKPNFLWDKTAYVLGMAMPKDKKSDALFELSLATFEAFKDYHLRVLNDAVDPALKALSLFLQNWNPVKSNFTILKPEVLDANVVFQLDGERQYIHESQEAKTLWSSQLKSDDAQETMCLITGKQRPISRLHPSIKGVSGGQSSGVSIVSFNKESFESYGKEQGVNAPVSEQAAFAYTTALNYLLRRENNQSISLGDTTLVFWALADDSKNAQQAESLFMNFFNPPYVSDESETVQVKAEIEKLAKGRPLSEIAPDLDPKTQFFILGLAPNAARLSIRFWLQTEFGHIQQRLAEHFQDLALDPLPWKMPPSIWRLLMQLAPHREGQKPKMEDVPSHLAGELMRAILTGQRYPRAILTQVLARFRADGDISGLRIALVKAVLQREFRKQLTKEEIPMSLDESNTNPAYLLGRLFAVLENIQRIALGDKVNATIADKYYASASTVPYSVYPRLLAGSKHHLSKVRKEKPGLTFNLEKEMGQIMGLLPSEFPRHFSIENQGRFSIGYYQQKYKSNKDKSIDVISEIEGDE from the coding sequence ATGATTTTAACAGCCTTAACTGAATATTATGATCGCTTAGTGAATGCTAAAGAAGGTGCGAAAGTCCCCTCGTTTGGATTTAGTGAAGAAAAAATCAGTTACATTCTTGTACTTTCAAGGGAAGGTGATTTGGTTGATATTGTGCCTAACTTAACGGCAGACAAAAAACCTCAGCCTAAATTTATGGCGGTGCCTAGGCCAGAAAAAAGAACGTCGGGCATAAAGCCAAATTTTTTGTGGGATAAAACAGCCTATGTATTAGGCATGGCAATGCCAAAAGACAAAAAAAGTGATGCCTTATTCGAGCTTTCTCTAGCCACTTTTGAAGCATTCAAGGATTATCACCTTCGTGTTTTAAATGATGCGGTTGATCCAGCTTTAAAAGCGCTGTCTTTGTTTTTGCAAAATTGGAATCCAGTAAAGTCTAACTTTACAATCCTAAAGCCGGAGGTGTTGGATGCCAATGTTGTTTTTCAATTGGATGGTGAGCGGCAGTATATCCATGAATCACAAGAGGCAAAGACACTTTGGTCGTCACAGTTAAAGTCCGATGACGCTCAAGAAACCATGTGCTTGATTACAGGCAAGCAACGCCCCATTTCTAGGCTACATCCTTCTATCAAAGGCGTTTCCGGTGGTCAAAGTTCAGGTGTGTCGATTGTTTCATTCAACAAGGAATCATTTGAATCGTACGGGAAAGAGCAGGGCGTTAATGCACCTGTATCTGAACAAGCCGCTTTTGCTTACACCACTGCATTAAATTACTTGTTGCGTCGAGAAAACAACCAAAGCATTTCCTTAGGCGATACTACACTCGTTTTCTGGGCGCTGGCGGATGATTCCAAGAATGCTCAGCAAGCCGAATCCCTATTTATGAATTTCTTTAATCCGCCCTACGTGTCAGATGAGTCGGAAACGGTGCAGGTGAAGGCTGAAATCGAAAAACTGGCAAAAGGACGACCCTTGTCTGAAATTGCACCCGATCTTGACCCAAAAACCCAGTTTTTTATTTTGGGATTAGCGCCGAATGCCGCGCGTCTTTCGATTCGCTTTTGGTTGCAGACTGAGTTTGGTCATATTCAACAAAGGTTGGCCGAGCATTTTCAAGATTTAGCGCTAGATCCATTGCCGTGGAAAATGCCACCATCAATCTGGCGTCTGTTAATGCAACTTGCACCGCATCGAGAAGGCCAAAAGCCAAAAATGGAAGATGTGCCAAGTCATTTAGCTGGCGAACTGATGCGCGCTATTTTGACAGGGCAACGCTATCCCAGAGCCATTCTTACACAGGTGTTAGCGCGTTTTCGCGCCGATGGCGATATTAGCGGCTTACGCATCGCGTTGGTGAAAGCCGTTTTACAAAGAGAGTTTAGAAAACAATTAACCAAAGAGGAGATACCTATGAGTTTGGACGAATCCAATACTAATCCTGCGTATTTGCTAGGCAGGCTGTTTGCTGTTCTAGAAAATATTCAGCGCATTGCACTAGGTGACAAGGTAAATGCCACGATTGCAGACAAATATTATGCCTCGGCTTCAACTGTGCCTTATTCGGTATATCCACGGCTGTTGGCAGGCAGTAAGCATCATCTGTCTAAAGTTCGTAAAGAAAAACCGGGCCTGACATTTAATTTGGAAAAAGAAATGGGGCAAATTATGGGGTTATTACCCAGTGAATTTCCGCGTCATTTTTCGATTGAAAACCAAGGCCGGTTTTCAATTGGTTATTACCAGCAAAAGTATAAATCCAATAAAGATAAATCTATTGACGTTATTTCTGAAATTGAAGGAGATGAATAA